Proteins from one Oncorhynchus keta strain PuntledgeMale-10-30-2019 unplaced genomic scaffold, Oket_V2 Un_contig_23053_pilon_pilon, whole genome shotgun sequence genomic window:
- the LOC118378622 gene encoding talin rod domain-containing protein 1 translates to MASSGSGRSASEGSSSTQSSSLQQRKKLSSICDTCKGKMQLVADLLLLCSETRPVVTADGIAVAETFEQCRDTVIARTKELSILTHDIQSQLNMGRFVEVGDRLLEMGDLVVSLTECSAHAAYLAVVETSGSQPCLPGLVDRYKVTRCRHEVEQSCGILRVTPLPDLTPQLLLELSQNISCNLKTLTDASGLASERSKDRFAKEQFKLSVKSISTSGTALLACVREVKTQPSELTRNRCVLFSAALVQAVNALVGFATEPQFLGRAASVSPEGKGVQTAVLGGAMSVVSACVLLTQGLRDVSQHPESSTKMADYRERLRNSACAVSDGCTLLSQALRERSSPRTLPPVNSHSVN, encoded by the coding sequence ATGGCTAGTAGTGGCTCAGGGAGGTCAGCTAGTGAGGGTTCCAGCAGCACACAGAGCAGCAGCTTGCAGCAGAGGAAGAAGCTCTCATCCATCTGTGACACGTGTAAGGGCAAGATGCAGCTGGTTGCCGACCTCCTCCTGCTCTGCAGCGAGACACGGCCCGTGGTCACCGCGGATGGCATAGCGGTGGCCGAGACCTTCGAGCAGTGCCGCGACACGGTCATCGCCCGCACGAAGGAACTCTCCATCCTCACCCACGACATCCAGTCGCAGCTCAACATGGGCCGCTTCGTCGAGGTGGGAGACCGCTTACTAGAGATGGGGGACCTGGTGGTGTCGTTGACCGAGTGTTCGGCGCACGCTGCATACCTAGCAGTGGTGGAGACCTCGGGTTCTCAGCCGTGTCTGCCAGGGCTGGTGGACCGCTACAAAGTGACACGGTGCCGCCACGAGGTGGAGCAGAGCTGCGGCATCCTCCGGGTCACGCCGCTGCCGGACCTCACGCCCCAGCTTCTACTGGAGCTATCTCAGAACATCTCCTGCAACCTCAAGACCCTGACAGATGCCTCGGGCCTGGCCAGCGAGAGGTCCAAGGACCGCTTCGCCAAAGAACAGTTCAAGCTCAGCGTCAAGAGCATTAGCACGAGCGGCACAGCCCTCTTGGCCTGTGTCCGGGAAGTCAAGACGCAGCCCAGCGAGCTGACGCGCAACCGCTGTGTCCTGTTCAGCGCGGCGCTGGTCCAAGCGGTAAACGCATTGGTCGGGTTTGCCACGGAACCACAGTTTTTAGGCCGGGCGGCGAGCGTGTCACCCGAGGGGAAGGGTGTGCAGACGGCAGTTCTGGGCGGTGCCATGAGCGTGGTGTCAGCGTGCGTCCTTCTCACTCAGGGCCTCCGGGACGTCTCCCAGCATCCAGAGAGCAGCACCAAGATGGCGGACTACAGGGAGCGCTTGCGCAACTCAGCCTGCGCGGTGTCGGACGGCTGCACCCTGCTCTCACAGGCGCTAAGGGAGAGGTCTTCACCCAGGACTCTACCGCCAGTCAATTCCCATTCTGTCAATTAG